One Solanum lycopersicum chromosome 4, SLM_r2.1 DNA window includes the following coding sequences:
- the LOC101244768 gene encoding probable mediator of RNA polymerase II transcription subunit 26c isoform X2: MELDELRLILKNSSVDLWGLIDTAISVAILDHGNELRSRRDAIVEKLYVPLLSNNSNSDGNYEIMKRIERNIDDDKLKTEENSNEEDLEISKILRIKNHFEIPNQSEKCLVDQLQSLAEMDINFKVLEKTNIGRHVNKLRKHSSNDVRRLVKLLIRRWKDIVDEWVRLNTLMEDTDEANISNDSSSYCDHKHSVEKRNNISPSSKRLREDYLEEHYGTNTRCNWELQRVKLPNETVHAKFL, encoded by the exons atggaATTGGATGAATTACGTCTAATCTTAAAGAATTCAAGTGTGGACTTGTGGGGTTTAATTGACACAGCAATTTCTGTAGCCATTCTTGATCATGGAAACGAGCTTCGCAGTCGAAGAGACGCCATTGTTGAGAAACTCTATGTTCCTCTGCTTTCTAACAATTCTAATTCTGATGgaaattatgaaatcatgaAAAGAATTGAGAGAAATATCGATGATGACAAGTTAAAAACAGAGGAAAATAGTAAtgaagaagatttagagatcAGCAAAATCCTCAGAATCAAGAACCATTTTGAAATCCCAAATCAG TCTGAGAAATGCTTGGTTGATCAGCTTCAAAGTCTTGCTGAAATGGACATTAATTTCAAGGTTCTTGAG AAAACAAATATTGGAAGGCATGTAAACAAGCTGCGAAAGCATTCATCAAATGATGTAAGAAGACTTGTTAAACTACTCATCAG GAGATGGAAAGATATTGTTGATGAATGGGTGAGATTAAATACACTAATGGAAGACACAG ATGAAGCGAATATTTCAAATGATTCATCATCTTATTGCGATCATAAG CATAGCGTCGAGAAGAGGAACAACATTAGTCCATCGTCAAAGCGGCTACGTGAGGATTACCTAGAAGAACATTatg GTACAAACACTAGATGCAATTGGGAGTTGCAAAGAGTAAAGCTACCAAATGAGACAGTACATGCCAAGTTCTTATGA
- the LOC101244768 gene encoding probable mediator of RNA polymerase II transcription subunit 26c isoform X1 yields the protein MELDELRLILKNSSVDLWGLIDTAISVAILDHGNELRSRRDAIVEKLYVPLLSNNSNSDGNYEIMKRIERNIDDDKLKTEENSNEEDLEISKILRIKNHFEIPNQSEKCLVDQLQSLAEMDINFKVLEKTNIGRHVNKLRKHSSNDVRRLVKLLIRRWKDIVDEWVRLNTLMEDTDEANISNDSSSYCDHKHSVEKRNNISPSSKRLREDYLEEHYAKIGRSREVDLEDVGKPKNSVVVNSKYW from the exons atggaATTGGATGAATTACGTCTAATCTTAAAGAATTCAAGTGTGGACTTGTGGGGTTTAATTGACACAGCAATTTCTGTAGCCATTCTTGATCATGGAAACGAGCTTCGCAGTCGAAGAGACGCCATTGTTGAGAAACTCTATGTTCCTCTGCTTTCTAACAATTCTAATTCTGATGgaaattatgaaatcatgaAAAGAATTGAGAGAAATATCGATGATGACAAGTTAAAAACAGAGGAAAATAGTAAtgaagaagatttagagatcAGCAAAATCCTCAGAATCAAGAACCATTTTGAAATCCCAAATCAG TCTGAGAAATGCTTGGTTGATCAGCTTCAAAGTCTTGCTGAAATGGACATTAATTTCAAGGTTCTTGAG AAAACAAATATTGGAAGGCATGTAAACAAGCTGCGAAAGCATTCATCAAATGATGTAAGAAGACTTGTTAAACTACTCATCAG GAGATGGAAAGATATTGTTGATGAATGGGTGAGATTAAATACACTAATGGAAGACACAG ATGAAGCGAATATTTCAAATGATTCATCATCTTATTGCGATCATAAG CATAGCGTCGAGAAGAGGAACAACATTAGTCCATCGTCAAAGCGGCTACGTGAGGATTACCTAGAAGAACATTatg CCAAAATAGGAAGGAGTAGAGAGGTGGACCTTGAAGACGTAGGCAAACCCAAAAACTCAGTGGTTGTTAACAGCAAATACTGGTAG
- the LOC101244768 gene encoding probable mediator of RNA polymerase II transcription subunit 26c isoform X3 encodes MELDELRLILKNSSVDLWGLIDTAISVAILDHGNELRSRRDAIVEKLYVPLLSNNSNSDGNYEIMKRIERNIDDDKLKTEENSNEEDLEISKILRIKNHFEIPNQSEKCLVDQLQSLAEMDINFKVLEKTNIGRHVNKLRKHSSNDVRRLVKLLIRRWKDIVDEWVRLNTLMEDTDEANISNDSSSYCDHKRREEEQH; translated from the exons atggaATTGGATGAATTACGTCTAATCTTAAAGAATTCAAGTGTGGACTTGTGGGGTTTAATTGACACAGCAATTTCTGTAGCCATTCTTGATCATGGAAACGAGCTTCGCAGTCGAAGAGACGCCATTGTTGAGAAACTCTATGTTCCTCTGCTTTCTAACAATTCTAATTCTGATGgaaattatgaaatcatgaAAAGAATTGAGAGAAATATCGATGATGACAAGTTAAAAACAGAGGAAAATAGTAAtgaagaagatttagagatcAGCAAAATCCTCAGAATCAAGAACCATTTTGAAATCCCAAATCAG TCTGAGAAATGCTTGGTTGATCAGCTTCAAAGTCTTGCTGAAATGGACATTAATTTCAAGGTTCTTGAG AAAACAAATATTGGAAGGCATGTAAACAAGCTGCGAAAGCATTCATCAAATGATGTAAGAAGACTTGTTAAACTACTCATCAG GAGATGGAAAGATATTGTTGATGAATGGGTGAGATTAAATACACTAATGGAAGACACAG ATGAAGCGAATATTTCAAATGATTCATCATCTTATTGCGATCATAAG CGTCGAGAAGAGGAACAACATTAG
- the LOC101245054 gene encoding UPF0496 protein At1g20180, protein MMEGDITIKDKKKMTRDTQISLNVNDEYLGALRTKSYDDFFTKAQLLVNEASSPNSQLCTFSKILLDPSQEIITSILETTIFPTKKYNLKSLLTNYFNISADASKFCGRILKSISQIQSHYGFIDQVLDSMDNFSNFDQLGYLVLELRTFIIHNNPFSDLKKQDFTRINDEYSSVLQCLKSKKKSVVRKIKLIKCVHKTSGVCVTMACGVVVVAALVLAAHTFAAIVMGPVILTLPLKPFKKKIMSFRYLKCGFLRKVGDQLDVATKGAYILNRDFDMISRLVDRLHDEIDHNKEMMQLCLDKREDRFSLEVLKELKKSNIGFKKQVEELEEHVYLCLLTINRARALVIKEVAKSCGDKSQCSAQ, encoded by the exons ATGATGGAAGGAGATATAACTATCAAAG ATAAGAAGAAAATGACAAGAGACACACAAATAAGCCTAAATGTAAATGATGAATATCTTGGAGCATTAAGAACAAAATCATATGATGATTTCTTTACAAAAGCTCAATTACTTGTAAATGAAGCATCATCTCCTAATTCTCAATTATGTACTTTCTCAAAAATCCTCCTTGATCCAAGCCAAGAAATAATTACATCAATTCTTGAAACAACTATTTTTCCAACCAAAAAATACAATCTCAAATCCCTTCTTACAAATTACTTTAACATAAGCGCGGACGCATCAAAGTTCTGCGGTCGAATCCTTAAAAGCATTAGCCAAATTCAATCTCACTATGGTTTTATCGATCAAGTCCTTGACTCGATGGataatttttccaattttgaccaacttgGTTACCTAGTACTTGAGCTACGCACTTTTATCATTCACAACAATCCCTTTTCTGACCTTAAAAAACAAGATTTTACGCGAATTAACGATGAATATTCATCGGTGTTACAATGTTTGAAGTCTAAGAAAAAAAGTGTGGTTAGGAAAATCAAATTGATCAAATGTGTTCACAAGACTTCAGGGGTATGTGTGACAATGGCTTGTGGAGTAGTTGTTGTGGCAGCATTGGTGCTAGCAGCACATACATTTGCAGCAATAGTTATGGGACCGGTGATTTTAACGCTACCTTTAAAgccatttaagaaaaaaattatgagttttCGATACTTGAAATGTGGATTTTTAAGAAAAGTTGGAGATCAACTTGACGTTGCGACGAAAGGTGCATATATTTTGAATAGAGATTTTGACATGATATCTAGGCTTGTGGATAGGCTTCATgatgaaattgatcataataaGGAAATGATGCAattgtgtttggataaaagggAAGATAGATTTTCATTGGAAGTGTTGAAGGAGTTGAAGAAGAGTAATATTGGATTCAAGAaacaagtggaggaacttgaagaacatgtttatttatgtcttttaaCGATTAATCGTGCAAGAGCTTTGGTAATTAAGGAAGTTGCAAAATCATGTGGGGATAAAAGTCAATGTAGTGCCCAATGA
- the LOC101245355 gene encoding sterol 3-beta-glucosyltransferase UGT80B1 isoform X2 — protein sequence MDSSGLNGNQSTRDSEVPNNADERCDATFSDELDGWRTSSSSLKDIRSSDEHTDECLTPEMKYESTHRSSSPPPQARRGLEHCITAPVTIGGGLFPEGQDMAFSRSLTERRVSPRHNVILDRLSERGKAFGHHVRLATHSNFRDFVKSGGIDYYPLGGDPRVLAGYMARNKGLIPSGPGEISVQRKQLKAIIESLLPACTEPDIETGEPFRAQAIIANPPAYGHAHVAEALGVPLHIFFTMPWTPTSEFPHPMARVPQPAAYWLSYILVDLLVWWGIRGYINDFRKKKLNLPPIAYFSTYHGSISHFPTGYMWSPHVVPKPKDWGSLVDIVGYCFLNLGRNYQPPEEFIKWIQNGPKPVYIGFGSMPLEDTIKTTDIILEALRNTGQRGILDRGWGDLGTFQEIPEDVFLVAEYPHDWLFPQCAAVVHHGGAGTTAAGLRAGCPTTIVPFFGDQFFWGDRIHEKGLGPAPIPIDKLSVEGLSDAITFMLQPDVKSRVMELAVLLENEDGVAGAVDAFHRHLPSEMPLPTPTPAYEDIDGPNPLQWLFTRIGRICCLPCGSWL from the exons ATGGATAGTAGTGGGCTTAATGGAAATCAGAGTACAAGGGATTCAGAAGTACCGAACAATGCTGATGAACGGTGTGATGCTACCTTTTCCGATGAATTAGATGGCTGGAGAACAAGTTCTTCATCACTTAAGGACATTAGGTCTTCAGATGAGCATACTGATGAGTGTTTGACTCCAGAAATGAAATACGAGAGCACACATCGGAGTTCTAGTCCTCCGCCTCAAGCTCGGAGAG GTTTGGAGCACTGCATTACTGCACCTGTGACTATTGGCGGAGGTCTTTTCCCTGAAGGCCAGGATATGGcattttcaagatctttgactGAGAGGAGGGTTAGTCCAAGACATAATGTAATATTGGATAGACTTTCTGAACGTGGAAAG GCGTTTGGTCATCATGTCAGGCTGGCAACTCATTCTAACTTCCGTGATTTTGTCAAATCAGGAGGCATAGACTACTACCCATTGGGTGGTGATCCTCGGGTATTGGCAGGAT ATATGGCCAGGAACAAAGGTCTCATTCCTTCTGGACCAGGAGAGATATCTGTACAACGAAAGCAGCTAAAGGCTATAATTGAATCTCTTCTTCCGGCTTGCACTGAGCCAGATATTGAAACTGGTGAACCTTTCAGAGCACAAGCGATTATTGCAAATCCTCCTGCTTATG GACATGCACACGTTGCTGAAGCTCTTGGGGTACCCCTCCACATCTTCTTCACAATGCCCTGGAC GCCAACTTCTGAATTTCCTCACCCGATGGCTCGTGTACCTCAACCTGCTGCGTATTGG CTTTCCTACATACTCGTGGATTTACTTGTCTGGTGGGGCATAAGAGGCTACATCAACGATTTTAGGAAAAAGAAGTTAAACCTTCCTCCTATCGCCTACTTCAGTACATACCACGGATCAATTTCTCACTTCCCAACTGGCTACATGTGGAGTCCACATGTTGTGCCAAAGCCTAAAG ATTGGGGCTCTTTGGTTGATATTGTTGGCTATTGTTTCTTAAACCTTGGGAGAAACTACCAACCTCCTGAAGAATTTATCAAGTGGATCCAAAATGGGCCTAAACCTGTATATATTGGGTTTGGGAGCATG cCTCTTGAAGATACCATTAAAACTACAGATATAATTTTGGAGGCACTAAGGAATACTGGGCAGAGGGGAATTCTTGACCGAGGTTGGGGAGATCTTGGTACTT TTCAAGAGATTCCTGAAGATGTTTTTCTTGTTGCGGAGTACCCTCATGATTGGCTTTTTCCTCAATGCGCAGCTGTT GTTCATCACGGTGGTGCTGGAACCACAGCTGCGGGACTGCGTGCTGGG TGTCCAACAACTATAGTACCATTCTTCGGTGATCAATTCTTCTGGGGCGATAGAATTCATGAAAAGGGACTGGGACCTGCTCCAATTCCTATTGACAAGCTTAGTGTAGAAGGACTCTCTGATGCTATAACATTTATGCTTCAGCCTGAT GTGAAATCCCGAGTAATGGAACTAGCTGTATTATTAGAGAACGAAGATGGTGTTGCAGGTGCAGTTGATGCTTTCCATCGGCATTTGCCTTCAGAAATGCCATTGCCAACCCCAACCCCGGCTTATGAGGATATCGATGGTCCAAATCCGTTACAATGGCTTTTCACAAGGATTGGAAGAATCTGTTGCCTGCCTTGTGGTTCTTGGCTCTGA
- the LOC101245355 gene encoding sterol 3-beta-glucosyltransferase UGT80B1 isoform X1, whose protein sequence is MDSSGLNGNQSTRDSEVPNNADERCDATFSDELDGWRTSSSSLKDIRSSDEHTDECLTPEMKYESTHRSSSPPPQARRGLEHCITAPVTIGGGLFPEGQDMAFSRSLTERRVSPRHNVILDRLSERGKQKLIAELVKIQGDGTVEVDLTKSTPETSELLELRSVEEPTLTVDRIITDFNKSVPKLKIVVLIVGTRGDVQPFLAMAKRLQAFGHHVRLATHSNFRDFVKSGGIDYYPLGGDPRVLAGYMARNKGLIPSGPGEISVQRKQLKAIIESLLPACTEPDIETGEPFRAQAIIANPPAYGHAHVAEALGVPLHIFFTMPWTPTSEFPHPMARVPQPAAYWLSYILVDLLVWWGIRGYINDFRKKKLNLPPIAYFSTYHGSISHFPTGYMWSPHVVPKPKDWGSLVDIVGYCFLNLGRNYQPPEEFIKWIQNGPKPVYIGFGSMPLEDTIKTTDIILEALRNTGQRGILDRGWGDLGTFQEIPEDVFLVAEYPHDWLFPQCAAVVHHGGAGTTAAGLRAGCPTTIVPFFGDQFFWGDRIHEKGLGPAPIPIDKLSVEGLSDAITFMLQPDVKSRVMELAVLLENEDGVAGAVDAFHRHLPSEMPLPTPTPAYEDIDGPNPLQWLFTRIGRICCLPCGSWL, encoded by the exons ATGGATAGTAGTGGGCTTAATGGAAATCAGAGTACAAGGGATTCAGAAGTACCGAACAATGCTGATGAACGGTGTGATGCTACCTTTTCCGATGAATTAGATGGCTGGAGAACAAGTTCTTCATCACTTAAGGACATTAGGTCTTCAGATGAGCATACTGATGAGTGTTTGACTCCAGAAATGAAATACGAGAGCACACATCGGAGTTCTAGTCCTCCGCCTCAAGCTCGGAGAG GTTTGGAGCACTGCATTACTGCACCTGTGACTATTGGCGGAGGTCTTTTCCCTGAAGGCCAGGATATGGcattttcaagatctttgactGAGAGGAGGGTTAGTCCAAGACATAATGTAATATTGGATAGACTTTCTGAACGTGGAAAG CAAAAGCTCATCGCAGAGCTGGTAAAGATCCAAGGGGATGGAACAGTAGAGGTTGACCTTACTAAGAGTACGCCTGAAACTTCTGAATTGTTGGAGCTGCGATCTGTTGAAGAACCCACTCTTACTGTAGACAGGATTATCACAGATTTTAATAAGTCAGTTCCAAAGTTGAAAATCGTGGTGCTTATTGTTGGAACCAGGGGAGATGTTCAACCATTTTTGGCTATGGCCAAGAGACTTCAG GCGTTTGGTCATCATGTCAGGCTGGCAACTCATTCTAACTTCCGTGATTTTGTCAAATCAGGAGGCATAGACTACTACCCATTGGGTGGTGATCCTCGGGTATTGGCAGGAT ATATGGCCAGGAACAAAGGTCTCATTCCTTCTGGACCAGGAGAGATATCTGTACAACGAAAGCAGCTAAAGGCTATAATTGAATCTCTTCTTCCGGCTTGCACTGAGCCAGATATTGAAACTGGTGAACCTTTCAGAGCACAAGCGATTATTGCAAATCCTCCTGCTTATG GACATGCACACGTTGCTGAAGCTCTTGGGGTACCCCTCCACATCTTCTTCACAATGCCCTGGAC GCCAACTTCTGAATTTCCTCACCCGATGGCTCGTGTACCTCAACCTGCTGCGTATTGG CTTTCCTACATACTCGTGGATTTACTTGTCTGGTGGGGCATAAGAGGCTACATCAACGATTTTAGGAAAAAGAAGTTAAACCTTCCTCCTATCGCCTACTTCAGTACATACCACGGATCAATTTCTCACTTCCCAACTGGCTACATGTGGAGTCCACATGTTGTGCCAAAGCCTAAAG ATTGGGGCTCTTTGGTTGATATTGTTGGCTATTGTTTCTTAAACCTTGGGAGAAACTACCAACCTCCTGAAGAATTTATCAAGTGGATCCAAAATGGGCCTAAACCTGTATATATTGGGTTTGGGAGCATG cCTCTTGAAGATACCATTAAAACTACAGATATAATTTTGGAGGCACTAAGGAATACTGGGCAGAGGGGAATTCTTGACCGAGGTTGGGGAGATCTTGGTACTT TTCAAGAGATTCCTGAAGATGTTTTTCTTGTTGCGGAGTACCCTCATGATTGGCTTTTTCCTCAATGCGCAGCTGTT GTTCATCACGGTGGTGCTGGAACCACAGCTGCGGGACTGCGTGCTGGG TGTCCAACAACTATAGTACCATTCTTCGGTGATCAATTCTTCTGGGGCGATAGAATTCATGAAAAGGGACTGGGACCTGCTCCAATTCCTATTGACAAGCTTAGTGTAGAAGGACTCTCTGATGCTATAACATTTATGCTTCAGCCTGAT GTGAAATCCCGAGTAATGGAACTAGCTGTATTATTAGAGAACGAAGATGGTGTTGCAGGTGCAGTTGATGCTTTCCATCGGCATTTGCCTTCAGAAATGCCATTGCCAACCCCAACCCCGGCTTATGAGGATATCGATGGTCCAAATCCGTTACAATGGCTTTTCACAAGGATTGGAAGAATCTGTTGCCTGCCTTGTGGTTCTTGGCTCTGA
- the LOC101245839 gene encoding protein PHLOEM UNLOADING MODULATOR isoform X1 has product MKRSPAILKNRRGGGLGFAAIAYIGVDYLRFISPAWHDRLQPTLWTILAIAAIIRVPFYKHWSSELRSAIPFIFAMLFLLSALLFEAISVRSVTAVLGLEWNSDASPLPDVGQWLVLSLNEKLPQTVVNILRARIIGLHHFLMLFIMLAFSVLFESVEAPGLGLGARFMFTMGIGRLLRAITFISTILPSARPWCASARFLVPQHPHPWAQKYYVPYATDSNAIRNVINWDTAYADPGEYDPEFRPDWGSMSFLIDFLRPTAPEGSSAWYHLLKKASGGCNDLIYSGHMLVAVLTAMAWTEAYGGYSSALIWIFVIHSAQREIRERHHYSVDVVVAIYVGIMLWKMTGLFWPMKDRSKATRLRRLEKIQGRLMRAAKDDDIERIRELLKEVEVSSHVRENSSSKAMWLFSGGTIIFTLCMVLLAFTLTSDG; this is encoded by the exons atgaagCGGTCGCCGGCGATCTTGAAAAACCGGCGAGGAGGTGGTTTGGGATTTGCTGCAATTGCTTACATCGGAGTAGACTATCTCCGGTTTATTTCTCCGGCATGGCATGACCGGTTACAGCCGACGCTATGGACCATATTGGCGATCGCTGCTATTATTCGGGTTCCATTTTACAAACACTGGTCATCAGAGCTCCGTTCAGCTATACCATTTATTTTCGCTATGCTTTTTTTGCTCTCTGCTCTTCTTTTTGAAGCCATTTCTGTCCGCTCTGTCACTGCCGTTCTTGGTCTTGAATGGAACAG TGATGCATCACCTCTTCCTGATGTTGGTCAGTGGTTGGTGCTGTCATTGAATGAGAAACTACCTCAAACAGTGGTTAATATATTGAGAGCTCGTATAATTGGATTACATCATTTTCTGATGCTGTTTATCATGCTTGCTTTCTCTGTACTCTTTGAATCGGTTGAAGCTCCTGGTCTTGGGCTTGGTGCAAGATTCATGTTCACAATGGGAATCGGAAGGCTACTTCGGGCCATAACTTTTATCTCCACAATTCTACCATCTGCTCGACCATGGTGTGCATCTGCTAGATTCCTTGTTCCTCAGCACCCTCATCCTTGGGCTCAGAAATATTATGTACCATATGCCACAGATTCAAATGCCATACGGAACGTCATAAACTGGGACACAGCATATG CTGATCCTGGGGAATACGATCCGGAGTTTCGACCAGATTGGGGTTCAATGAGCTTTCTGATTGATTTCCTTCGGCCTACAGCTCCTGAGGGATCATCTGCTTGGTATCATCTGCTAAAGAAAGCGTCAGGGGGTTGCAATGACCTTATATATAGTGGCCACATGCTTGTTGCCGTGCTGACAGCTATGGCATGGACG GAAGCCTATGGTGGCTATAGCTCAGCACTCATCTGGATTTTTGTGATTCATAGCGCTCAAAGAGAAATACGAGAACGCCATCATTACAGTGTAGATGTCGTTGTGGCCATCTATGTGGGAATAATGCTCTGGAAAATGACAGGTCTTTTTTGGCCAATGAAGGATCGGTCAAAGGCTACGAGGCTTCGTAGGCTCGAGAAGATTCAGGGTAGGCTAATGCGAGCAGCAAAGGACGATGATATAGAGCGAATACGTGAACTTCTTAAGGAGGTAGAAGTGAGCAGCCATGTTAGGGAAAACTCCAGTAGCAAAGCAATGTGGCTCTTTTCAGGTGGAACCATTATCTTTACTCTTTGTATGGTTCTTCTTGCCTTCACATTGACCAGCGACGGGTGA
- the LOC101245839 gene encoding protein PHLOEM UNLOADING MODULATOR isoform X2: MHYVWRIQHASRQQFCAVHCDASPLPDVGQWLVLSLNEKLPQTVVNILRARIIGLHHFLMLFIMLAFSVLFESVEAPGLGLGARFMFTMGIGRLLRAITFISTILPSARPWCASARFLVPQHPHPWAQKYYVPYATDSNAIRNVINWDTAYADPGEYDPEFRPDWGSMSFLIDFLRPTAPEGSSAWYHLLKKASGGCNDLIYSGHMLVAVLTAMAWTEAYGGYSSALIWIFVIHSAQREIRERHHYSVDVVVAIYVGIMLWKMTGLFWPMKDRSKATRLRRLEKIQGRLMRAAKDDDIERIRELLKEVEVSSHVRENSSSKAMWLFSGGTIIFTLCMVLLAFTLTSDG, translated from the exons ATGCACTACGTTTGGAGGATCCAACATGCATCTCGACAACAATTTTGTGCAGTACATTG TGATGCATCACCTCTTCCTGATGTTGGTCAGTGGTTGGTGCTGTCATTGAATGAGAAACTACCTCAAACAGTGGTTAATATATTGAGAGCTCGTATAATTGGATTACATCATTTTCTGATGCTGTTTATCATGCTTGCTTTCTCTGTACTCTTTGAATCGGTTGAAGCTCCTGGTCTTGGGCTTGGTGCAAGATTCATGTTCACAATGGGAATCGGAAGGCTACTTCGGGCCATAACTTTTATCTCCACAATTCTACCATCTGCTCGACCATGGTGTGCATCTGCTAGATTCCTTGTTCCTCAGCACCCTCATCCTTGGGCTCAGAAATATTATGTACCATATGCCACAGATTCAAATGCCATACGGAACGTCATAAACTGGGACACAGCATATG CTGATCCTGGGGAATACGATCCGGAGTTTCGACCAGATTGGGGTTCAATGAGCTTTCTGATTGATTTCCTTCGGCCTACAGCTCCTGAGGGATCATCTGCTTGGTATCATCTGCTAAAGAAAGCGTCAGGGGGTTGCAATGACCTTATATATAGTGGCCACATGCTTGTTGCCGTGCTGACAGCTATGGCATGGACG GAAGCCTATGGTGGCTATAGCTCAGCACTCATCTGGATTTTTGTGATTCATAGCGCTCAAAGAGAAATACGAGAACGCCATCATTACAGTGTAGATGTCGTTGTGGCCATCTATGTGGGAATAATGCTCTGGAAAATGACAGGTCTTTTTTGGCCAATGAAGGATCGGTCAAAGGCTACGAGGCTTCGTAGGCTCGAGAAGATTCAGGGTAGGCTAATGCGAGCAGCAAAGGACGATGATATAGAGCGAATACGTGAACTTCTTAAGGAGGTAGAAGTGAGCAGCCATGTTAGGGAAAACTCCAGTAGCAAAGCAATGTGGCTCTTTTCAGGTGGAACCATTATCTTTACTCTTTGTATGGTTCTTCTTGCCTTCACATTGACCAGCGACGGGTGA
- the LOC101246132 gene encoding thioredoxin Y1, chloroplastic, which yields MAFSIAAAGAATGAGALASPSANGSSSTKFSYLASLQFPRELRRVQIGNYGLKSKKGSSRLVPLVEAKKQTFSSFEDMLENSEKPLLVDFYATWCGPCQFMVPILNEVGESMKDKIQVVKIDTEKYPALADKYKIQALPTFILFKDGDVCDRFEGALNAPQLMQRIKSALEVKQ from the exons ATGGCATTTTCTATAGCTGCTGCCGGAGCCGCTACCGGAGCCGGAGCTTTGGCTTCTCCATCGGCGAATGGCTCTTCTTCTACCAAGTTTTCTTACTTGGCTTCTTTGCAATTTCCCAGAGAGCTTCGTCGTGTTCAAATTGGGAACTATGGGTTGAAGTCAAAGAAAGGGTCTTCACGTCTTGTTCCTCTg GTTGAAGCAAAGAAGCAAACATTTTCTTCCTTTGAAGATATGTTGGAGAACTCTGAGAAACCATTATTGGTCGACTTCTATGCAACCTG GTGTGGTCCTTGCCAGTTCATGGTTCCTATTCTAAACGAAGTTGGTGAATCGATGAAAGATAAAATTCAAGTGGTGAAAATTGATACAGAGAAGTACCCAGCTCTCGCAGACAAGTACAAAATACAGGCGTTGCCAACCTTCATATTGTTCAAGGATGGAGACGTTTGTGATCGCTTT GAGGGCGCACTCAATGCTCCTCAATTGATGCAACGCATAAAATCTGCACTGGAAGTAAAGCAGTAG